A genomic stretch from Solanum stenotomum isolate F172 chromosome 8, ASM1918654v1, whole genome shotgun sequence includes:
- the LOC125874746 gene encoding uncharacterized protein LOC125874746 isoform X2 produces the protein MLKEGMLLVFLAITQFSNADEPFDVRKHLATVTRYADSKDISGNSFVSSETPDQCTPIHLNLVARHGTRAPTKKKIRELEALDAHLEVLVRDEKEHKQSLEKIPAWLAGWRSPWKGKVTGGELIAEGEDELYHLGIRVRERFPDLFNEEYHPDVYSIKTTQVPRASASAVAFAMGLFNERGKLGPGRHRAFAVTSESRASDIILRFHDCCQSYKAFRKSQEPNVDKLKEPLLNEITRELVGQYGLNFTNQDVSSLWFLCKQEASLLNITNQACSLFSPSEVSLLEWADDLELFILKGYGDTLNYQMGVPLLEDVVQSMEQAIKAKEEGYAPGIYEKARMRFAHAETLLPFSCLIGLFLEESEFELIQREESLELPPKPPKNRNWRGSIVAPFAGNNMLILYSCQLDNSSKYFVQVLHNERPIALPGCNGSSFCPFEVFKEKIVAPHLKHDYNMLCDVIEQKQKDSAST, from the exons ATGTTGAAGGAAGGTATGCTACTCGTTTTCTTAGCGATTACGCAATTCTCAAACGCTGATGAACCCTTCGACGTTCGGAAACACCTTGCCACTGTAACCAG GTATGCTGATTCGAAGGACATATCCGGGAATTCTTTCGTATCTTCTGAAACTCCAGATCAATGTACACCAATTCATTTGAATCTAGTG GCAAGACATGGCACTCGTGCACcaacaaagaagaagataaggGAATTAGAAGCCTTGGATGCTCATTTGGAAGTCCTTGTACGTGATGAAAAAGAGCATAAGCAATCTTTGGAGAAAATTCCCGCTTGGTTAGCGGGATGGAGGTCTCCTTGGAAAGGAAAAGTTACAGGTGGAGAATTGATCGCTGAAGGAGAAGATGAATTATATCATCTCGGAATTAGAGTCAGAGAAAGATTTCCAGACCTTTTCAATGAAGAATACCACCCAGATGTATATTCAATCAAGACTACCCAG GTTCCTCGGGCATCAGCTAGTGCTGTGGCATTTGCGATGGGTCTATTTAATGAAAGAGGGAAGCTTGGACCAGGAAGGCATCGAGCTTTTGCAGTTACCAGCGAAAGCCGTGCAAGTGACATAATTTTGAGATTTCATGATTGTTGTCAAAGCTACAAG GCTTTTAGAAAAAGTCAGGAGCCAAATGTGGACAAGCTCAAAGAACCTCTATTGAATGAAATTACTCGTGAATTAGTCGGGCAATATGGGCTTAATTTTACAAATCAAGATGTATCTTCTTTATGGTTCCTCTGCAAACAG GAAGCATCCTTGTTGAACATCACCAATCAAGCTTGTAGTCTGTTCAGTCCATCTGAG GTTTCTTTGTTGGAGTGGGCTGATGATTTGGAGTTGTTCATTCTGAAAGGCTATGGTGACACACTAAATTATCAAATGGGAGTGCCACTGCTTGAGGATGTTGTTCAATCAATGGAACAGGCAATTAAGGCTAAAGAAG AAGGATATGCTCCAGGGATCTATGAAAAAGCAAGAATGCGTTTTGCTCATGCAGAAACTCTCCTTCCCTTTTCATGCCTAATCGGGCTCTTTCTTGAAGAATCTG AGTTTGAACTGATACAAAGAGAGGAAAGCTTGGAACTCCCTCCTAAGCCTCCTAAAAATAGAAACTGGCGGGGAAGTATTGTGGCTCCTTTTGCTGGAAATAACATGTTAATCCTTTACAGCTGCCAATTGGACAACTCAAGCAAGTACTTTGTGCAAGTGCTACATAACGAACGTCCCATTGCATTGCCA GGTTGCAATGGTTCGAGCTTTTGCCCGTTCGAAGTATTCAAG GAAAAAATAGTTGCTCCTCACTTGAAACATGACTACAACATGCTTTGCGACGTAATAGAACAGAAACAAAAGGATTCTGCTTCGA CATGA
- the LOC125874746 gene encoding uncharacterized protein LOC125874746 isoform X1 yields MLKEGMLLVFLAITQFSNADEPFDVRKHLATVTRYADSKDISGNSFVSSETPDQCTPIHLNLVARHGTRAPTKKKIRELEALDAHLEVLVRDEKEHKQSLEKIPAWLAGWRSPWKGKVTGGELIAEGEDELYHLGIRVRERFPDLFNEEYHPDVYSIKTTQVPRASASAVAFAMGLFNERGKLGPGRHRAFAVTSESRASDIILRFHDCCQSYKAFRKSQEPNVDKLKEPLLNEITRELVGQYGLNFTNQDVSSLWFLCKQEASLLNITNQACSLFSPSEVSLLEWADDLELFILKGYGDTLNYQMGVPLLEDVVQSMEQAIKAKEEGYAPGIYEKARMRFAHAETLLPFSCLIGLFLEESEFELIQREESLELPPKPPKNRNWRGSIVAPFAGNNMLILYSCQLDNSSKYFVQVLHNERPIALPGCNGSSFCPFEVFKEKIVAPHLKHDYNMLCDVIEQKQKDSASSKLSQILTWFWSPRNAGSLG; encoded by the exons ATGTTGAAGGAAGGTATGCTACTCGTTTTCTTAGCGATTACGCAATTCTCAAACGCTGATGAACCCTTCGACGTTCGGAAACACCTTGCCACTGTAACCAG GTATGCTGATTCGAAGGACATATCCGGGAATTCTTTCGTATCTTCTGAAACTCCAGATCAATGTACACCAATTCATTTGAATCTAGTG GCAAGACATGGCACTCGTGCACcaacaaagaagaagataaggGAATTAGAAGCCTTGGATGCTCATTTGGAAGTCCTTGTACGTGATGAAAAAGAGCATAAGCAATCTTTGGAGAAAATTCCCGCTTGGTTAGCGGGATGGAGGTCTCCTTGGAAAGGAAAAGTTACAGGTGGAGAATTGATCGCTGAAGGAGAAGATGAATTATATCATCTCGGAATTAGAGTCAGAGAAAGATTTCCAGACCTTTTCAATGAAGAATACCACCCAGATGTATATTCAATCAAGACTACCCAG GTTCCTCGGGCATCAGCTAGTGCTGTGGCATTTGCGATGGGTCTATTTAATGAAAGAGGGAAGCTTGGACCAGGAAGGCATCGAGCTTTTGCAGTTACCAGCGAAAGCCGTGCAAGTGACATAATTTTGAGATTTCATGATTGTTGTCAAAGCTACAAG GCTTTTAGAAAAAGTCAGGAGCCAAATGTGGACAAGCTCAAAGAACCTCTATTGAATGAAATTACTCGTGAATTAGTCGGGCAATATGGGCTTAATTTTACAAATCAAGATGTATCTTCTTTATGGTTCCTCTGCAAACAG GAAGCATCCTTGTTGAACATCACCAATCAAGCTTGTAGTCTGTTCAGTCCATCTGAG GTTTCTTTGTTGGAGTGGGCTGATGATTTGGAGTTGTTCATTCTGAAAGGCTATGGTGACACACTAAATTATCAAATGGGAGTGCCACTGCTTGAGGATGTTGTTCAATCAATGGAACAGGCAATTAAGGCTAAAGAAG AAGGATATGCTCCAGGGATCTATGAAAAAGCAAGAATGCGTTTTGCTCATGCAGAAACTCTCCTTCCCTTTTCATGCCTAATCGGGCTCTTTCTTGAAGAATCTG AGTTTGAACTGATACAAAGAGAGGAAAGCTTGGAACTCCCTCCTAAGCCTCCTAAAAATAGAAACTGGCGGGGAAGTATTGTGGCTCCTTTTGCTGGAAATAACATGTTAATCCTTTACAGCTGCCAATTGGACAACTCAAGCAAGTACTTTGTGCAAGTGCTACATAACGAACGTCCCATTGCATTGCCA GGTTGCAATGGTTCGAGCTTTTGCCCGTTCGAAGTATTCAAG GAAAAAATAGTTGCTCCTCACTTGAAACATGACTACAACATGCTTTGCGACGTAATAGAACAGAAACAAAAGGATTCTGCTTCGAGTAAGTTATCACAAATACTTACTTGGTTTTGGTCACCGAGGAATGCTGGTTCATTgggctag